The Chloroflexia bacterium SDU3-3 genome includes a region encoding these proteins:
- a CDS encoding polysaccharide deacetylase family protein, with translation MPPNNPQPWRLEVSRLNRLTQQGAYRYNELLHESRSFLSRRFPTALWQGDPAQPTVALTFDDGPSQRDLGRILASLDAAGAVATFFFIGEKVPAAPQLVREVARAGHQIGLHGYRHRPFTSTRPELLRAELLLARTLIGRLCGWCPEQLRDVRPPYGMFSPATLRALDRWGYRAVMWSLVPFHWQISAPMAHGQIQRRLRSGSLIVLHEDMAHGPPVGDLLDTTLAHIRSAGLRTITIDEMWRSHPRAPSPLPLAV, from the coding sequence GTGCCGCCGAACAACCCGCAACCCTGGCGGCTGGAGGTCTCCCGCTTGAACCGACTGACACAGCAGGGCGCGTATCGCTACAACGAGCTGCTCCACGAATCGCGCTCTTTCCTCTCCCGGCGCTTCCCCACCGCGCTCTGGCAGGGCGACCCCGCGCAGCCCACGGTGGCGCTCACCTTCGACGATGGCCCGAGCCAGCGCGACCTGGGGCGCATCTTGGCGAGCCTGGATGCGGCGGGCGCGGTGGCCACGTTCTTCTTCATTGGCGAGAAGGTGCCCGCCGCCCCGCAGCTGGTGCGCGAGGTGGCCCGCGCAGGCCACCAGATCGGCCTGCACGGCTACCGCCACCGCCCCTTCACCAGCACGCGCCCCGAGCTGCTGCGCGCCGAGCTGCTGCTGGCCCGCACGCTGATCGGCAGGCTGTGCGGCTGGTGCCCCGAGCAGCTGCGCGACGTGCGCCCGCCCTACGGCATGTTTTCGCCCGCTACGCTGCGCGCCCTGGATCGCTGGGGCTACCGCGCGGTGATGTGGAGCCTGGTGCCCTTCCACTGGCAGATCAGCGCGCCCATGGCCCACGGCCAGATCCAGCGCCGCCTGCGCAGCGGCTCGCTGATCGTGCTGCACGAGGACATGGCCCACGGCCCGCCGGTGGGCGATCTGCTCGACACCACGCTGGCGCACATCCGTAGCGCGGGCCTGCGCACCATCACCATCGACGAGATGTGGCGCTCGCACCCCCGCGCGCCCTCGCCGCTGCCGTTGGCGGTCTAG
- a CDS encoding FAD-binding protein, with product MGDTLLADLRASVRGEVRGDDVTRALYATDASIYQIPPLAVVVPIDEADVAAALAVARRHGAAITPRGGATSLAGQTVGRSVHLDFTTHMRYLLELNVQESYAWVEPGMVLDELNALLAPHSLMFAPDISPGNRATIGGMVSNNSSGMYSLRYGKTIDHVLALRVLLADGSVATLGPLSAEELRSKLTLDSLEGRAYRAVRRLAREHAEEIEQRYPKLLRRVGGYNLDSFAQPGEARPFSLAPMVVGSEGTLAIILAAQLRLTPRPSHTGIGVLAFATLDAALDAVVPCLETDPAAVELMDDILLRLTRQSREYGGYLAQFVQGEPGALLQVEYFGATPAEVDAQLTQLESHLARRGVACAITRVTTPQVRQAVLQVRKAGLPLLQSISPDLRPETFVEDSAVDPARLAAYIRQFRSICHAEGVEVAFYGHASVGLMHARPLINLKLAEDVVRMRRIAEAVRDLVIEYGGSLSGEHGDGMLRGEFVRDMYGPQLYEAFRELKRTFDPKNILNPGKIVDAPKMDSNLRYGGGYHTIPLETHFRFADAGGMAGAAELCNGNGLCRKTASGTMCPSYMVTRDERHSTRGRANALRMVLSGALPEAELTSPRMKDVMDLCLECKGCTGECPSRVNMTRLKSEWLSRYYREHGVPLRTWLFGHINLLSRLAAPVAPLVNWGMGLPFAGLLAERLLGISRHRRLPAFASAPFAPAFRRGHAGGGQGRPTVVLFPDTFANYNDPHIAHAAVRVIERAGYRVVLPERQVCCGRPLISKGLLDDLRPLIAQQIEALAPYAEAGLPIVGLEPSCILTFRDEYPDLTDDPRVAAIARQTMLLDEFLDRELASGRARLDFAPAGGQFLLHGHCHQKALVGTQHMAALLRRIPGAQVREVDSGCCGMAGSFGYEAEHDAISRKIAERALAPAVRALPPDATVVAMGTSCRQQIADVAQRPARHLAEVLADALA from the coding sequence ATGGGCGATACTCTTCTGGCCGACCTGCGCGCCAGCGTGCGCGGCGAGGTGCGCGGCGATGATGTGACGCGCGCGCTCTACGCCACCGACGCCAGCATCTACCAGATCCCGCCGCTGGCCGTGGTGGTGCCGATCGATGAGGCCGATGTGGCCGCCGCGCTGGCCGTGGCCCGCCGCCACGGGGCCGCGATCACGCCGCGCGGCGGGGCCACCAGCCTGGCCGGGCAGACCGTTGGGCGCAGCGTGCACCTCGATTTCACCACCCACATGCGCTACCTGCTGGAGCTGAATGTGCAGGAGAGCTACGCCTGGGTCGAGCCGGGCATGGTGCTGGATGAGCTGAACGCCCTGCTCGCGCCCCACAGCCTGATGTTCGCGCCCGACATCTCGCCGGGCAACCGCGCCACCATCGGCGGCATGGTCTCCAACAACTCGTCGGGCATGTACTCGCTGCGCTACGGCAAGACCATCGACCACGTGCTGGCGCTGCGGGTGCTGCTGGCCGATGGCAGCGTGGCCACGCTCGGCCCGCTGAGCGCAGAGGAGCTGCGCTCCAAGCTCACGCTCGACAGCCTGGAGGGACGGGCCTACCGCGCGGTGCGTCGCCTGGCCCGCGAGCATGCCGAGGAGATCGAGCAGCGCTACCCCAAGCTGCTGCGGCGGGTGGGCGGCTACAACCTGGATTCCTTCGCGCAGCCGGGCGAGGCGCGGCCCTTCAGCCTCGCGCCCATGGTGGTCGGCTCCGAGGGCACGCTGGCGATCATCCTGGCCGCCCAGCTGCGGCTCACGCCGCGCCCCAGCCATACCGGCATCGGCGTGCTGGCCTTCGCCACGCTGGATGCGGCGCTGGACGCCGTGGTGCCCTGCCTGGAGACCGACCCGGCGGCGGTGGAGCTGATGGACGACATCCTGCTGCGCCTCACCCGCCAGTCGCGCGAGTACGGCGGCTACCTTGCCCAGTTCGTGCAGGGCGAGCCGGGCGCGCTGCTGCAGGTCGAGTACTTCGGCGCGACGCCCGCCGAGGTGGATGCGCAGCTGACCCAGCTTGAGTCCCACCTGGCGCGGCGCGGCGTGGCCTGCGCCATCACCCGCGTCACCACGCCCCAGGTGAGGCAGGCCGTGCTGCAGGTGCGCAAGGCCGGGCTGCCGCTGCTGCAGTCGATCTCGCCCGACCTGCGCCCCGAGACCTTTGTCGAGGACTCGGCGGTGGACCCGGCGCGGCTGGCCGCCTACATCCGCCAGTTCCGCAGCATCTGCCACGCCGAGGGTGTGGAGGTGGCGTTCTACGGCCACGCCTCGGTGGGCCTGATGCACGCCCGCCCGCTGATCAACCTGAAGCTGGCCGAGGATGTGGTGCGGATGCGGCGGATCGCCGAGGCGGTGCGCGACCTGGTGATCGAGTACGGCGGGTCGCTCTCGGGCGAGCACGGCGACGGCATGCTGCGCGGCGAGTTCGTGCGCGACATGTACGGCCCGCAGCTCTACGAGGCCTTCCGCGAGCTCAAGCGCACCTTCGACCCCAAGAATATCCTCAACCCCGGCAAGATCGTCGACGCGCCCAAGATGGACAGCAACCTGCGCTACGGCGGCGGCTACCACACCATCCCGCTGGAGACACACTTTCGCTTTGCGGATGCGGGCGGCATGGCGGGCGCGGCGGAGCTGTGCAACGGCAACGGGCTGTGCCGCAAGACCGCCAGCGGGACGATGTGCCCCAGCTACATGGTCACCCGCGACGAGCGCCACTCCACACGCGGGCGGGCCAACGCGCTGCGCATGGTGCTCTCCGGCGCGCTGCCCGAGGCCGAGCTGACCTCGCCGCGCATGAAGGACGTGATGGATCTGTGCCTGGAGTGCAAGGGCTGCACCGGCGAGTGCCCCTCGCGCGTGAACATGACGCGGCTGAAGTCGGAGTGGCTGTCGCGCTACTACCGCGAGCACGGCGTGCCGCTGCGCACCTGGCTGTTTGGCCACATCAACCTGCTCAGCCGCCTGGCCGCGCCCGTCGCGCCGCTGGTTAACTGGGGCATGGGCCTGCCCTTCGCTGGGCTGCTGGCCGAGCGGCTGCTGGGCATCAGCAGGCACCGCAGGCTGCCCGCCTTCGCCAGCGCGCCCTTCGCGCCCGCGTTCCGGCGCGGCCACGCGGGCGGCGGGCAGGGGCGGCCCACGGTGGTGCTGTTCCCCGACACCTTCGCAAACTACAACGACCCCCACATCGCCCACGCGGCGGTGCGCGTGATCGAGCGGGCGGGCTACCGCGTGGTGCTGCCCGAGCGGCAGGTCTGCTGCGGTCGCCCGCTGATCTCGAAGGGGCTACTGGATGATCTGAGGCCGCTGATCGCCCAGCAGATCGAGGCGCTGGCCCCCTACGCCGAGGCCGGGCTGCCGATCGTGGGCCTGGAGCCGAGCTGCATCCTGACCTTCCGCGACGAGTACCCCGACCTGACCGACGACCCGCGCGTGGCCGCGATCGCCCGCCAGACCATGCTGCTGGATGAGTTCCTCGACCGCGAGCTGGCCAGCGGGCGGGCCAGGCTCGACTTCGCTCCGGCGGGCGGCCAGTTTCTGCTGCACGGCCACTGCCACCAGAAAGCCCTGGTGGGCACCCAGCACATGGCCGCGCTGCTGCGGCGCATCCCAGGCGCGCAGGTGCGCGAGGTGGACAGCGGCTGCTGCGGCATGGCCGGGTCGTTCGGCTACGAGGCCGAGCACGACGCGATCTCGCGCAAGATCGCCGAGCGCGCCCTGGCCCCCGCCGTGCGCGCCCTGCCGCCCGATGCCACGGTGGTGGCCATGGGCACCAGCTGCCGCCAGCAGATCGCCGACGTGGCCCAGCGCCCCGCCCGCCACCTGGCCGAGGTGCTGGCCGACGCGCTGGCCTAG
- a CDS encoding DUF1338 domain-containing protein → MASATLHQHDILQHVLDGLMRRYQERVPDVGTIVRAMVREGIIERPEDIENDHIAFRTMGVPQLGIRSFEKIFLRYGYERREPLSFATKKLDAYWYSPPAPHFPRIFVSELRVGDLSDEAQAIIRSYTDEVTHDPVDDLDLDDAAQVDGFLHRALWRLPTWADYQRLSVESEYAAWVIYNRYYLNHFTISIHNLPVGYDSIETFNSFLERNGLKLNNAGGTIKSSPDGGLLQSSTVAEMIEAEFAGGERHMISGSYVEFAERRPLAPYAHLPKAQITRAMRRDGFEAGNADKIFESTYASQTSRKG, encoded by the coding sequence ATGGCATCGGCTACCCTCCACCAGCACGACATCCTCCAGCATGTCCTCGACGGCCTGATGCGCCGCTACCAGGAGCGCGTGCCCGACGTGGGCACCATCGTGCGGGCGATGGTGCGCGAGGGCATCATCGAGCGGCCCGAGGACATCGAGAACGACCACATCGCCTTCCGCACCATGGGCGTGCCCCAGCTCGGCATCCGCTCGTTCGAGAAGATCTTCCTGCGCTACGGCTACGAGCGCCGCGAGCCGCTGTCCTTCGCCACCAAGAAGCTCGACGCCTACTGGTACAGCCCGCCCGCGCCGCACTTCCCGCGCATCTTCGTGAGCGAGCTGCGCGTGGGCGACCTGAGCGACGAGGCCCAGGCCATCATCCGCTCGTACACCGACGAGGTGACGCACGACCCCGTGGATGACCTGGACCTAGACGACGCCGCGCAGGTCGACGGGTTCCTGCATCGCGCGCTGTGGCGGCTGCCCACCTGGGCCGACTACCAGCGGCTAAGCGTCGAGAGCGAGTACGCCGCCTGGGTGATCTACAACCGCTACTACCTCAACCACTTCACGATCAGCATCCACAACCTGCCCGTGGGCTACGACTCGATCGAGACCTTCAACAGCTTCCTGGAGCGCAACGGGCTGAAGCTGAACAACGCGGGCGGCACGATCAAGTCCAGCCCCGACGGCGGGCTGCTGCAGAGCTCGACCGTGGCCGAGATGATCGAGGCCGAGTTCGCCGGGGGCGAGCGCCACATGATCTCGGGGTCGTACGTGGAATTCGCCGAGCGCAGGCCGCTCGCGCCCTACGCCCACCTGCCCAAGGCCCAGATCACCCGCGCCATGCGCCGCGACGGCTTCGAGGCGGGCAACGCCGACAAGATCTTCGAGAGCACCTACGCCAGCCAGACCTCGCGCAAGGGCTAG
- a CDS encoding pyridoxamine 5'-phosphate oxidase family protein, translating to MAKLYEQITDHLAEFIQAQPIFFVASAPLSAQGHVNVSPKGLDCFRILSPLQVAYQDGTGSSNETSAHLIENGRITVMFCAFSGPPNILRLYGQGRTVLPSSPEWAALAARFPSHPSTRQIIVVDVERVQTSCGFGVPLMDFVSQRDTMERWAEAKGVEGITAYRHEKNMASIDGMPTALGLEAQAR from the coding sequence ATGGCAAAGCTGTATGAGCAGATCACCGACCACCTGGCCGAGTTTATCCAGGCCCAGCCCATCTTCTTTGTGGCCAGCGCCCCGCTGAGCGCCCAGGGCCACGTGAACGTCTCGCCCAAGGGGCTGGACTGCTTCCGCATCCTCTCGCCGCTGCAGGTAGCCTACCAGGATGGCACCGGCAGCAGCAACGAGACCTCGGCCCACCTGATCGAGAACGGGCGGATCACGGTGATGTTCTGCGCCTTCTCCGGCCCGCCCAACATCCTGCGGCTGTACGGCCAGGGCCGCACCGTGCTGCCCAGCAGCCCCGAGTGGGCCGCGCTGGCCGCGCGCTTCCCCAGCCACCCCAGCACCCGCCAGATCATCGTGGTGGATGTTGAGCGGGTGCAGACCTCGTGCGGGTTCGGCGTGCCGCTGATGGACTTTGTGAGCCAGCGCGACACCATGGAGCGCTGGGCCGAGGCCAAGGGCGTGGAGGGCATCACCGCCTACCGCCACGAGAAGAACATGGCTAGTATCGACGGCATGCCCACCGCGCTGGGGCTGGAGGCGCAGGCGCGCTAG
- a CDS encoding SLC13 family permease, with product MTGSQILLIGITTAALALIVSNKVRADLVALLVALALGITRLLTPEQALAGFSNSAVITIVGLFVITAALERTGVVQWLADRLALLGGGSELRIAATFMAAGAVLSLVMNNIAAGAVLLPAAVSVARRAKVPASKVLIPLAYGTLFGGMATLFTTANIILSGNLEAQGQRGLTMVDFLPTGGLIALAGIASMLLAGRHLLPRRESVGRSAMRRPDLTKTYQLAERLWEVRVGHGSPLIALRLSDSVIGAQLGITVLGIWRGREAKIPASAEDVIADGDILLVLGREERVRQLENYSTTIGRNSAAEASRLSVLLGEVLIAPRSQAIGQTLKELRFRSKFAMTAVAIWREGRAYRTDVGDFELEAGDALLLVGPAEQFQRLAEEPGFIVLDQPQRQAAQTTQKAPLALLITAGMLALAALRLVPTPEAMLAGAALLVITGCMNMEEAYRAIEWRVVVLIAGMLPVGTALVATGLSAQVGGLLTSGVFASSPLALVGGLFVLTVALTQFVGGQVASLIIGPIAVSAAMQLGISPQAVAVAVSIACSTAFLTPIAHPVNVLMMGPGGYSFGDFVRAGALMTAVTLGMLLVLMPLLWGVGL from the coding sequence ATGACGGGATCGCAGATTCTGCTGATCGGGATCACGACGGCGGCGCTGGCCCTGATCGTCTCCAACAAGGTGCGCGCCGATCTGGTGGCGCTGCTGGTGGCGCTGGCCCTAGGCATCACGCGGCTGCTCACCCCCGAGCAGGCCCTGGCTGGTTTCAGCAACAGCGCCGTGATCACCATCGTGGGCCTGTTCGTGATCACCGCCGCGCTGGAGCGCACCGGCGTGGTGCAGTGGCTGGCCGACCGCCTGGCGCTGCTGGGCGGCGGCAGCGAGCTGCGGATCGCGGCCACCTTCATGGCGGCTGGGGCGGTGCTGTCGCTGGTGATGAACAATATCGCGGCGGGCGCGGTGCTGCTGCCCGCCGCCGTGAGCGTGGCGCGGCGGGCCAAGGTGCCCGCATCCAAGGTGCTCATCCCGCTGGCCTACGGCACGCTGTTCGGCGGCATGGCCACGCTGTTCACCACCGCCAACATCATCCTGAGCGGCAACCTAGAGGCCCAGGGCCAGCGCGGCCTGACCATGGTCGATTTTCTGCCCACCGGCGGCCTGATCGCGCTGGCGGGCATTGCCAGCATGCTGCTGGCGGGCCGCCACCTGCTGCCCCGCCGCGAGTCGGTGGGCCGCAGCGCCATGCGCCGCCCCGATCTGACCAAGACCTACCAGCTGGCCGAGCGGCTGTGGGAGGTGCGCGTGGGCCACGGCTCGCCGCTGATCGCCCTGCGCCTGAGCGACAGCGTGATCGGCGCACAGCTGGGCATCACGGTGCTGGGCATCTGGCGCGGGCGCGAGGCCAAGATCCCGGCCTCGGCAGAAGACGTGATCGCCGACGGCGATATTCTGCTGGTGCTGGGCCGCGAGGAGCGGGTGCGCCAGCTGGAGAACTATTCCACCACCATTGGGCGCAACAGCGCCGCCGAGGCCTCGCGGCTCTCGGTGCTGCTGGGCGAGGTGCTGATCGCGCCGCGCTCGCAGGCCATCGGCCAGACGCTGAAGGAGCTGCGCTTTCGCAGCAAGTTCGCCATGACCGCCGTGGCGATCTGGCGCGAGGGCCGGGCCTACCGCACCGACGTGGGCGACTTCGAGCTAGAGGCGGGCGATGCGCTGCTGCTGGTCGGCCCCGCCGAGCAGTTTCAGCGCCTGGCCGAGGAGCCGGGCTTTATCGTGCTCGACCAGCCGCAGCGGCAGGCGGCGCAGACCACCCAGAAGGCCCCGCTGGCCCTGCTGATCACGGCGGGCATGCTGGCGCTGGCCGCCCTGCGGCTGGTGCCCACCCCCGAGGCCATGCTGGCGGGCGCGGCGCTGCTGGTGATCACTGGCTGCATGAACATGGAAGAGGCCTACCGCGCGATCGAGTGGCGGGTGGTAGTGCTGATCGCGGGCATGCTGCCGGTGGGCACCGCGCTGGTGGCCACCGGCCTCTCCGCCCAGGTGGGCGGCCTGCTCACCTCCGGCGTGTTTGCATCCAGCCCGCTGGCTCTGGTAGGCGGGCTGTTCGTGCTCACCGTGGCGCTGACGCAGTTTGTGGGCGGCCAGGTGGCCTCGCTGATCATCGGGCCGATCGCGGTGAGCGCGGCCATGCAGCTGGGCATCAGCCCGCAGGCCGTGGCGGTGGCGGTCTCGATCGCCTGCTCCACCGCCTTCCTCACCCCGATCGCCCACCCCGTGAACGTGCTGATGATGGGCCCGGGCGGCTACAGCTTTGGCGACTTCGTGCGCGCGGGCGCGCTGATGACGGCGGTGACGCTGGGCATGCTGCTGGTGCTGATGCCGCTGCTGTGGGGCGTGGGGCTGTGA
- a CDS encoding bifunctional (p)ppGpp synthetase/guanosine-3',5'-bis(diphosphate) 3'-pyrophosphohydrolase, whose amino-acid sequence MSAPWSPESYHAAYRFAAEAHLGQRFPGTELPYLLHVGSVAMEVMTALVAEPSHDADLAVQCALLHDVLEDTEVTPRQLGEQFGEAVLHGVQALSKNPALLKDEQMPDSLRRIQQQPSAVWLVKLADRICNLERPPSYWTEARRRGYRAEAREIHQALASASPALGARLALRIEQYRRFSGEPN is encoded by the coding sequence ATGAGCGCGCCATGGTCACCCGAATCCTACCACGCCGCCTACCGCTTCGCCGCCGAGGCCCACCTGGGCCAGCGCTTCCCGGGCACCGAGCTGCCCTACCTGCTGCACGTGGGCAGCGTGGCGATGGAGGTGATGACCGCCCTGGTGGCCGAGCCGTCGCACGATGCCGACCTGGCCGTGCAGTGCGCCCTGCTGCACGATGTGCTGGAGGACACCGAGGTGACGCCGCGCCAGCTGGGCGAGCAGTTCGGCGAGGCGGTGCTGCACGGCGTGCAGGCGCTGAGCAAAAACCCGGCGCTGCTGAAGGATGAGCAGATGCCCGACAGCCTGCGCCGCATCCAGCAGCAGCCCAGCGCGGTGTGGCTGGTGAAGCTGGCCGACCGGATCTGCAACCTGGAGCGCCCGCCCTCGTACTGGACCGAGGCGCGGCGGCGGGGCTACCGCGCGGAGGCGCGCGAGATCCATCAGGCGCTGGCCAGCGCCAGCCCGGCCCTCGGGGCGCGGCTGGCCCTGCGGATCGAGCAGTACCGCCGGTTCAGCGGCGAGCCGAACTAG
- a CDS encoding glycogen-debranching protein has product MRARHRWEAEDGSPAPLGVRWIPAEQAYNFALYSRHATSVTLLLYGEHDVVEPCIECPLDHFRNKTGYIWHCRLPLKDMKDATYYAYRVDGPFEPRYGHRFNPQKLLLDPYAPAVFFPRNFSREAAIRPGRNDGMAPLGIIPPHLARSTVPRPLRPTHTHDTVIYEVHVKGFTAHHSSGVSFASRGTFAGLIEKIPYLKDLGVTAVELLPVHQYDPEEGNYWGYMTLNFFSPHHAYSASGDAVAEFRVMVDAFHEAGIEVLLDVVYNHTTEGDERGPTYSMRGLDNSIYYLLKGAQNHYANDAGTGNVLRCARPVVRKMIIDSLRLWAAEMGVDGFRFDLASIFTRNDDGSVNLGDPPMIAEVSSFAAEYDVRLIAEAWDIDSYQLGRSFPGTTWLQWNGKFRDDIRAFVRGDPGKVPDLMRRLYGSDDLFPDTLADAYRPYQSVNFITAHDGFCLYDLVSYNHKHNEVNGHNNMDGSDNNISWNCGWEGDAGVPDAVMRLRKRQVRNFFTLLLLANGTPMFCAGDEFLNTQRGNNNPYNQDNEITWLNWDLLERNRATHRFVKHMIAFRKAHPTLGRSRYWREDIRWYGVGPAPDLAPSSHSIAFCLHGESQLDDDLYVMINGYHSDLLFELQEGAPGQWLRVVDTSLPSPDDIAEPGSQITLYTQHYSVRGRSIVVLRRPFQGKEREAASG; this is encoded by the coding sequence TTGCGGGCGCGTCACCGCTGGGAGGCCGAGGATGGGTCGCCCGCCCCGCTGGGCGTGCGCTGGATCCCCGCCGAGCAGGCCTATAACTTCGCGCTCTACTCGCGCCACGCCACCAGCGTCACGCTGCTGCTCTACGGCGAGCACGACGTGGTGGAGCCGTGCATCGAGTGCCCGCTCGATCATTTTCGCAATAAAACGGGCTATATCTGGCACTGCCGCCTGCCGCTGAAGGATATGAAGGACGCCACCTACTACGCCTACCGCGTGGATGGCCCCTTCGAGCCGCGCTACGGCCACCGCTTCAACCCCCAGAAGCTGCTGCTCGACCCCTACGCCCCGGCGGTGTTCTTCCCGCGCAACTTCAGCCGCGAGGCCGCCATCCGCCCCGGCAGAAACGACGGTATGGCCCCGCTGGGCATCATCCCGCCGCACCTGGCCCGCAGCACGGTGCCGCGCCCGCTGCGCCCCACCCACACCCACGACACGGTGATCTACGAGGTGCACGTCAAGGGCTTCACCGCCCACCACTCCTCCGGCGTGTCGTTTGCCAGCCGGGGCACCTTCGCCGGGCTGATCGAGAAGATCCCCTACCTGAAGGATCTGGGTGTGACCGCCGTGGAGCTGCTGCCGGTGCACCAGTACGACCCCGAGGAGGGCAACTACTGGGGCTACATGACGCTCAACTTCTTCTCGCCCCACCACGCCTACAGCGCCTCCGGCGACGCCGTGGCCGAGTTTCGCGTGATGGTAGACGCCTTCCACGAGGCTGGGATCGAGGTGCTGCTGGATGTGGTCTATAACCACACCACCGAGGGCGACGAGCGCGGCCCGACCTACAGCATGCGCGGGCTGGACAATAGTATCTACTACCTGCTGAAGGGCGCGCAGAACCACTACGCCAACGACGCAGGCACCGGCAACGTGCTGCGCTGCGCCCGCCCGGTGGTGCGCAAGATGATCATCGACAGCCTGCGCCTGTGGGCCGCCGAGATGGGGGTGGATGGCTTCCGCTTCGATCTGGCCTCGATCTTCACGCGCAACGACGACGGCAGCGTGAACCTCGGCGACCCGCCCATGATCGCCGAGGTCAGCTCGTTCGCCGCCGAGTACGACGTGCGCCTGATCGCCGAGGCCTGGGACATCGACAGCTACCAGCTAGGGCGCTCGTTCCCCGGTACCACCTGGCTGCAGTGGAACGGCAAGTTCCGCGACGACATCCGCGCCTTTGTGCGCGGCGACCCCGGCAAGGTGCCCGACCTGATGCGCCGCCTCTACGGCTCGGATGACCTGTTCCCCGACACGCTGGCCGACGCCTACCGGCCCTACCAGAGCGTGAACTTCATCACCGCCCACGACGGCTTCTGCCTCTACGATCTGGTGAGCTACAACCACAAGCACAACGAGGTGAACGGCCATAACAACATGGATGGCTCGGACAACAACATCTCGTGGAACTGCGGCTGGGAGGGCGATGCGGGCGTGCCCGATGCGGTGATGCGCCTGCGCAAGCGCCAGGTGCGCAACTTCTTCACGCTGCTGCTGCTGGCCAACGGCACGCCCATGTTCTGCGCGGGCGACGAGTTCCTGAATACCCAGCGCGGCAACAACAACCCCTACAACCAGGATAACGAGATCACCTGGCTCAACTGGGATCTGCTGGAGCGCAACCGCGCCACCCACCGCTTTGTGAAGCACATGATCGCCTTCCGCAAGGCCCACCCGACCCTAGGCCGCAGCCGCTACTGGCGCGAGGACATCCGCTGGTATGGCGTCGGCCCCGCGCCCGACCTCGCGCCTTCGTCGCATAGCATCGCCTTCTGCCTGCACGGCGAGAGCCAGCTGGATGACGACCTGTACGTGATGATCAACGGCTACCACTCCGACCTGCTGTTCGAGCTGCAGGAGGGCGCGCCCGGCCAGTGGCTGCGCGTGGTGGACACTAGCCTGCCCAGCCCCGACGACATCGCCGAGCCGGGCAGCCAGATCACGCTCTACACCCAGCACTACTCGGTGCGCGGGCGCTCGATCGTGGTGCTGCGTCGGCCCTTCCAGGGCAAGGAGCGCGAGGCCGCAAGCGGCTAG